tggaaGGTCCACTTAAAATATAAAGCATTCAATTTTACCCTCCTCTCTTCAGACGATTCGCCCCTTTTCGTCATGTAAAATTGCATACTATCAATATCACTGggtcaataaaaattcaaatagttatttattttgattagaaTTTTGTATGAACCTTTTCATAAGTGTAAATTATCAGAAAAGTCGTGTAGTAGTCTATAGCCTGGCTTTCATTCCAATCCTTTCGCTTTCATGAGATATCGAAAAAGAGAAATGAATTCCGCTCATATCTCATTCAACAGACTCAGTTATGCAGGTCTTGCATGTTAACGTGTATAGTCTGCGCCCTTTCAGCAAGCTGTAGGCACTGCTTTCACGCCATTCTCCATCCGGCCTGTTGTCAAGGTCATGTGAAAGCAAAACACTTTCCCGAATTGGCGCTCAAATTTTGGCTCAAACTTTTTTGGATTATCTAATACAATTTCTTACAcaatcagtattttatatttaaaatcgtcTCCAATCCAAAATTCCAAAGAAGGATCTGCTGGCAAGTTGCGTACACCTTGATGATGAGCTAGGTTAACGAATTTGGAAATGCTTGTCCAGATGTCACCACTCAGAAGCTACTTGAAAGTTCGTCGTCGAACGCAGATCCTGCCCTGCAGTGAGTAGTCAGGTGAGGCGAGAGCGGCCTGAATGTCGCCGGAAGTGGTCCAGAGACCGGAAGTGCCGGTAAGGTCACTTGCAACTTGAACAGCAGGCTATTTTCAGGCTTTTTTCCGAGAATACAGTTTGTCCGAAATATCGTTTCCTTGTAACGGATTTAGTCGATAAGATAATGAATAGAGGAAACCTCAGCCACACTCAACTTCCCGTTGTTTAATGTAATGTGTTTTTGTTAACGTTTAATGTAATATGTCGTGCAAACATTGTCCTGGTGTAATTCACTTTAGAACGCCTGAACTGGCTGTGTCTTGATTTTAGCTCCACAAGGACACTGTTAAAcctaaaaatacttttacgttTTCATTTTCAATCGTAGCTTTATACGCATCCTAAAACATTTATagctttttatgtttttattattcattaaagaaatttaaacctttttttaatttgtcggtTGCATATTCAACACGTATGTAATGTACaagaaaacccaaaaaaaaagtttggatgcgtattaaacatatatttttaatgttatatttacaataattatacaaagaaaaataaggTGTACAGTTTTCGAAGTTTTAAACTCTGGAAATgacaatcgacattataatgtcgatctaaCACGCACGTGTTTgaatgttcatatatatatatatatatatatatatatatatatatatatatatatatatatatatatatatatatactgccaccactatttatataccatttcgaACAGAAAGAATTGTTTAATTCAAtggtaaaattagttttgttgtttttgcaACAGTGATCTTACAGTGCCGTTATAAAACTTCCCAGAAGATCGTCatctacattttttaattatatttaaaaactagaagaaatttcatgcagattttaaataaaaaacgagTCAATATAAGTACTAATAAGAGTGTACGTGACAGTTTGAAGTTTTTGAGCAAATTCAGTTTTTTGATCGCAGTTAGTGAACGAACTTACCAATAATCAACTTCACCACATTCCTTGGTCTTTTTACTACGCACAACTTTGTAAATTTCATCTTTGCTGAAGATCCCTTCACTGTGCATATGGAACAACTGTATACACCACTGTGTGACCGGTGGTATTGAAGACTATGAAGGCGCATCAGCGCTAGAGTACGCCAAAGAATTACTGCAATAAAACGCTGATTAAGCAATTAAATCTCTTCCTGAATGGCCTCCTCTTTTTGTATATGCAACTCCTCGAAGGTTAACGACGCCAAGTTCGTCGTAGATGCAATTCTCCACCAACATTTGATAGATGGAAAATTCAGATAGGCATGGCAAAATTGGCAACGAAAGCACAAATCCCAAACATATCAAGGGTAACTAAAGGACCTTGATatgcttaaaaaattttttttttaattcattcttTAGCATTTTAAGAATCATTTAATACCAACAACACTACCACCACTTATTCTGGTTAACCTATCagaatttcatgttttatatgaatttattctTCCTTTACATCAAcctatacaaaatcaaaattagacTTGCTGTTACActgaatttttgatttttttctcttcCTTTCCAACAATGCATTGCAAATAGtgggttatttatttaaagtttttaatttatgaacaccTTTTGTACACCCCTCTGAACTTAGAATGCGTCTAAAGTCAAACTGGATTAAgtaaactggaaatattttaaaattcctgttTCTATATGCAATTGTTTAAAACTTAGcaggatattttttaaatcctgttTACATGCGTCCGGATATAATTTATCACTTAGGGGGTTGGGTCGCAAACTTTCACTTTTGTCGTtatgtttgtccgcacgatatattgAGAACGGGCCGCGGTACAAGAaccttgaaatgttgcatgcatctTCTTGTTACACGAGCAACGTCGATTTTGATGACGGAGCATGTACCTCGTTCTATCCTTACAGCAAAGCATATAGATTGTAACAAGACAACACGTGGTCTAGCCCTAGCGTACTTCCAACCTTGTACCTTCTTTTCTAATTGAGCAACATCGATTTCGATGACGAAGCATGTACCTCGTTCTAACCCTTACAGCATATCATATAGATTGTAACAAGACAACACGTGGTCTAGCCCTAGCGTACTTCCAACCTTGTACCTTCTTTTCTATTTCAGCAACATCGATTTCGATGATGGAGCATGTAACTCGTTCTACCCTTACAGCAAAGCATGTAGATTGTAACAAACAACACGTGGTATAGCGTAGTCCTACCTTGTACCTTCTTTTCTATTTCAGCAACATCGATTTCGATGATGGAGCATGTACCTCGTTCAACCCTTACAGCAAAGCATGTATAGATTGTAACAAACAACACGTGGTATAGCGTAGTCCTACCTTGTACCTTCTTTTCTATTTCAGCAACATCGATTTCGATGATGGAGCATGTACCTCGTTCTACCCTTACAGCAAAGCATGTAGATTGTAACAAACAACACGTGGTATAGCGTAGTCCTACCTTGTACCTTCTTTTCTATTTCAGCAACATCGATTTCGATGACGAAGCGTGTACCTCGTTCTAACCTTACAGCAATATCATATAGATTGTAACAAGACAACACGTGGTCTCGCCCTAGCGTACTTCCAACCTTGTACCTTCTTTTCTATTTCAGCAACATCGATTTCGATGATGGAGCATGTACCTCGTTCTAACCTTACAGCATATCATATAGATTGTAACAAGACAACACGTGGTCTCGCCCTAGCGTACTTCCAACCTTGTACCTTCTTTCTATTTGGGCAACATCGATTTCGATGACGAAGCATGTACCTCATTCTAACCTTACAGCACATCATATAGATTGTAACAAGACAACACGTGGTCTCGCCCTAGCGTACTTCCAACCTTGTACCTTCTTTTCTATTTCAGCAACATCGATTTCGATGATGGAGCATGTACCTCGTTCTACTCTTACAGCAAAGCATGTAGATTGTAACAAGACAACACGTGGTCTAGCCCTAGCGTACTCTTACATTGTTTAATAATGTCAAATGTTATGAATCTATtcctattttatataataaaataacaccaaTCAGATTAACCCGGTCGGTTTATTAATCAATTCTATCCAATAAATAATTCAGAAACAGTCCACACCAATTCGCGATTTTTAAATGTTCACatcttctttaatataaatatttgattgggtttttaaaattctacGCAATCTTAACTTTGTTTGATGTTCTTAGTAAGATAAGATAGATAATACATGAGGATATTATATATGTGACACTAGAGCGACCTTCGTTCTCAGTCCAACTGCTCGCGCTCGTATTAACTCATCTCCTGCACCACTTTGGGTTTGTGACATATGAGGTTGCTCTGACATGACGAACGCCAAGGAGCCTCAATATAGTACAGTTGGGAATGGTTTGTAACAATACCAGTGCTAAGCCCAGGCGAATACATCTCTACACAAGCGTTGTTATCTGTAAGTTTGATTCTCTATTTGCTGTATAATACCGttgatttgtaattttacaaatttcagtTATGTGATGATTTTGTTTTGCGTTTTGAAGCAAcacttttttctgaataacttaGATGAGTTTGTTAAAATCCGGCAAAATCATTAGTAAAAGGATAGAGTTTTTGCATAAAGTTGTTTTCGGCAGTTTTTCAGTTCACTCCAAAGAAAGTAAATAACACAACGCTTGGCCGGTTTCTAGCTAAAATAGTTTCCGAGagaattacaatataatttgcaTCTCTTAATAACGAATGGTGAGCTATATGGTGTAAGACTTACATTTGTTgggtcttttaattttaaaacaaacgtaGGCGTTGTAGaggtaaaatatgaatttattatgtCAGATTTTAGGCACCTCCTTTTGTCTGAGTTTATAAAAAATCCTCGGAAGAACTTTAAGGCTGGGCTTCGGATAATGAGGCTTTATGTAGAGTTTTTATTATTCGGAACattaaatgtaacattgtttaagGCTGTAACAAACAAATTAGAATATAAAACTTATGGTTATGaaccattgttattattttataattgaaagtcGTTTCAATTATACAGAtccgaacaaattttaaactgaaacctGTTTCAATGGTAATTTTGTCTTCACTTATTATtaggctaatttttattttattttctatttttttagtaggtaaggtaaaataaggttttatttaatttcattattaatattatagcaGGTTTCCCTTCGTTAACTAATTACAGTGAGTAAGAAGAGGGTGAAAAATTTAGGGGTcctgtaaaaataaaagattacacTAAAAAATAAGGCCGACCCTGAGATGGTGGTACATATTCGTACAAGTCTAGAGTTATCACCTCTACCGAACCGTACGTCGGATGCATCAAGAACGTCCAGGAGTTATCTAATTTACATCTTTATTTAGAAATAGAACATCTTCCTTCACAATCCTGCATCTTCCTGCAACGATTCTTAACTTATCATCTAACTGAACTGTTCCAAATTACTTGCTCACTTTGAGGGCTTCCTAGTCAcaagtttgtattaatattatctGGATGTGCTCTTCGAAGATAAATAACAAGGACGACCTTTTTTCGACATTTCTTGATCCCTTGGTCGATCAGTTCGGTCACTCAAATTTAACAAGAAGTAAGGGGTAAAGTTAGGGGATGGGAAGGATTCTAATCCACAGATATGATCCCTCCAAACTTTATTGTCTGTGTCATATAAAGAGCCAATTGGTAATTGGCCTTCTCAGACTTCTGTGTTGCCATCAATGATGAAGCTATCTATAACAGCACATGATTAGCAAACGTTGGGACCTCAGGATTCCAAAACGTCTCCAAAATGTTTCAGGACCCTGTTCAGTCAAAGATGATTAACAATCATGGTTACACAAATGTTGGTTATAAATCCAATTTCTCCATCTTGACGTCAGAAATCTTTTAGAATTACTGTCTAATTGTATGATCTGCAGATGCTACATTAGCGTATTATTTCAAGATGCAACTAGGCCTACGCACAGGCAGATTGGCCATGTAGGCTTTCCAGCATTGTCATAAGTTATTTATTGTGCTATTCGTTACGCTTATCTTACATATTCTTCTATATATAAGCTGctgtatacataataatatttaatctaagaaaggattgtgtaatatatatatatatatatatatatatatatatatatatatatatatatatatatatatatatatatattgctggaACATACgttattattcattcattcagtTTAACTCAGGTATTCTCTTTCAGTGAACATCGTGTATTTAATATGCGGTGCGATCTACGCGTGGTCGTCACCAGTTCTGGTGAAGCTCAAATTATCCGACTCAGACGCCAGTACAATAGCTTCCACATTATCTCTGGGTGCCATGGCGGGGCCCTTAATTTCTGGGGCTCTTGTGGACAGATTGGGCCGCAAGGGGACTGTGGCCCTCAATATGGGGTTCATGACCGGCTCTTGCCTTCTGCTAACGGCTACCAGAGATGTCATGCTCCTTTCTGTGGGCAGATTCATGTCTGGGGTCTCTTGGGGCATTTCCTTCTCCTCAATTCCCTTGTACATCGCGGAGATCTCTGAGGTAATGTCAGTATTATGTAAGTCTGTACTTGATGATGAAATGATGAAGGATCTATAAGTTAATCAAAATAAAGTGGTCCAAAACTAAACCGAACGTGTGTTTAACCACTTGATTAGATGTATTTCAAAAACCCAGAAAtatacatattagtttttaatgttcgCCTGTCATAGCGATAACTTCTATGACGGTtcttatcaatttattgtgtttatgcAAATTTTGGAATCTAGTAATCTTGCTAGAACAATCAACTTTGTCAGCAAGAACGAGTTACAATTTAAGTCTAGTAAAACTATCTCAAACTGCAGCGTTAAActtgatttcaattttatttcagaaagtgATTTTTGTCTTCAGGAAAACTCTATTTTTATGGTTTCACCATTCTCTTTATACACAGCATATCATTTTACAATAACGACATAGTAAAACATGATTCTGTgtgtataatttactttaaaaaaaagctCTGATTATGTTTACTGAGAACGGTTCAACAATTCAACTTTACCTGTCCATGAATTGAATTCAAAGATTACAATCTATTCCAGGATTCCGTGCGAGGAGTTCTGAACACAGCAATGATTATCTCCATAGCTACTAGAACTTTATCTATCCATGCATTGAATCCAAAGAGTACAATCTATTCCAGGATTCCGTGCGAGGAGTTTTGAACACAGCAATTATTATCTCCATAGCTACTGGAACTTTATCTATCCATGAATTGAATCCAAAGAGTACAATCTATTCCAGGATTCCGTGCGAGGAGTTCTGAACACAGCATTGATTATCTCCGTGGCTACTGGGAGCCTGTTCATGTACGCCGTTGGACCGTTTGTCAGCTACGCAGTTCTCCACTACATCTTGGTCGGCCTCTGTATATTCTTCTTCTTCCTGTTTCCATTGCTGCCAAACTCTCCTTACGCTCTAGTCATGAACAACCAAACAGTTCGTGCAAGAGACACGCTTTCTTGGCTCAGGGAGAACAGGTCTCCGTCATACGTAGAAAATGAACTTCAGGCCATACAGGTAAACCATTACCTGTATTTTTCTATAATGTGCAATATAGGCTATTTTATAGccgcggcttcgcccgcaatttccAAGCgacattccgtgtatttgtttgaaaaactctcacgatttcagtaacacttgaactatttctGATTaatgtagaggaactccaaagcCTAAGTTCATAGTTTTCATAGTGAAATTACATGTGGTGTACAATGATATACTTGTGGTGGAATTagtcatatacagggtgattcatgaacttctccccccacttctacagcacattgtactagtaaaaataatgaaaaaatgttatataaacataggtccgaaaacgcttcgttagcgagttacagctagcgaaagatttcgcctgaattcctgggtaaagagtaaaataaagccatactgaacttttggaaaggttaattaagtaagaaatatcgtggattcttatgtatttttaccagataaagctaataaaataggtttcagaactgtacctgtagtattttttgagggattcagggttaaatgcaaaaaattggggcacgaaacaatgtttttttaagtttgatgtacaataactttgttaaattggtaataaatacataaaatcaacaaacattaattgtagagaatttaattctgagaaaattgatataatcaaagtctaaaataaaacagaaataagtaccaaaaaaatcgattttattcagtataatacattactagctgtaaagaaataccgtacggtatttagttaaaataaaacaaaaacaaaatgtttgttccttaatgatgagataaattgagagaaaacaagattaactgttaaataaatttgtttgtaaataaaaatatcatgttttattacgttgtatttttttttaataaaaatgtacatcaaatgttcgaaaataaatgaagcaaacattttcccattattgtttactaatcatcgaaatgcagttttttgttttattaatttctaagttggtaacgcacgaataacagctgatcaacaatggtattctgtactgttacgttagaactgtgtattagtggtgttttgcaagctacagcaggagatcgggttctgtgaatcgtgttattaaatgcaatttttctgtgagttataattcgattgtttattcagcgaaaaaatgccttacttatttacatcagaggaatacgctgatatggttttttattttgggttactgtaatggtaatgctagagctgctgtagtgaaaccttacatcgccgctcgcacacccacagcaaaccaacagggaaacgcgcgcccatggtggcgaacgggatgccggatcaatattaaactaggtaaaaaaaaaaacaccgtggtcagtatactcaggttcatttactacgaaaacacaggcctatccagtcaatataattaagtatatatatatatattataaataaaaaaataaaaaagtgcctgcagtagtatacagggtttgtccggaaagtaataggactgattttcttttgccgagactgtacttcggagcgtgcgcgcaacgactggattcggtagagggtgttcctagctaacgaacaagcggctggtcagttgtctccgagcacctgaagagtcagAACAGGCATTTTCAAGTGACGTGTTTTTGTGAGTGGTGCAAGCtgaaaatgcagcgttcgttagagaagaggtacacgattagattcagtgtgaaactcggtaaatctgcggcagagacatttgatataatcaagcaggcttacccagatgttgctttagcaagaagtggtgtgtttcggtggcaccaggcctttttggagggccgggaagaggtcgctgatgaagaccttgctggaagaccttcgacttcgacaaacaccgacaatgtgactcgtgtgcgcaaagttttgaactcaatACTGTCGactaagtattcatttaattgcccagatgttacatttaccgaaatctgtcgttcatgaaattgtgacggagcatttgaacatgcgcaaagtgtgtgtgcgaagatggtcccaaaagtgctcactggcgaccagaaattgcggctcacacCGTCTTTCTTGTGAATagctacctgaccaaggccggcatcccaactcttccacagccgccctacagcccagatgtggccccccccagactttttttgtttttctcgcctaaaaaggcaagcattttgagacgacagaggaGATATAAGCAGCTTGtaccgcggctctcaaggctattccggagaatggcttctgtgacgccttcaatgcttggaaatcgcgctggcagcgctgcatcgacgcagaaggagcctatcttgaaagtttttaaagaattgtaacgatttgctcaatacattttttttaattgactcagtcctattactttccggacaaaccctgtatacctcgaacaattcttgtcaggtgcacctgcatacaaaaaattagacacgccataatttgaaacaagaaatgccaattccacccggtatccttcggctaagggcgggctcctaatgaaatccaagaaataactaaataatatctaaaactaacttaaaataaaataacaaaatataaactatataaatggcaacaataacaataacaaataaataaagaatgcagggtatcacagattttgactagcagttgtgtccatcatggtggccgtccctcagcagagcgcaaagtgaaggttctctgcgaccacgcatgatggagagatgacaggagataaacagctcatcccttggacctcatcagtgaggggccgtaaacctagccgcacatgttagaaggaatcagctcagcaaatctaacaaaatactaaaataaaccaaaatattaaacaggagctactcctaactagtacactacagctcagagtctttacgccactctccggaaaggccaaacgccttcaaaaggtcagtcgcctctgcagccaataaaccacacacacactatataaaacacacatgagccggggagatataggtattgaaccggctcagactccccccccaaaaggaggaactcccctctgttaatttcttcaaaaagaagaactgaacgaaatgcctctccccccaaaggttgaagaaatataaaccggaaaccctgaagtctgcagaggggaaaaccaagaaaaatccagttggaggcaagaaatccctccaagagtagcgtgggtacaaagaagaaaacaggaaccttgatcaggaagaaggagcagaggtgatcaggcctctggacctaaaacccttccgcacagactaaagagaaatcacggatgactccggcaaggcttcagatgggatatgtgcgccttcctgaaaatcttctcggactgaggatctcccagtcgggcagtcaccggagtcagaaacttcaagatgcggtgggggaCCAGTCcaacctgtagcaaagtttagcagctcttttgtccacagccgaactgactgggtgagccttgcagtaaactagatcccccacctggaagggattggcaatacgacctcggttgtacttcctccttactaactccctagcccgaatgagattccgcctggctgcctcccaagtggctttcacatcgggagtaccaggaggtggcagaagatcgctaattttccaaaggttcgccaaagggttgtttggcggaaagccaaataataactcgaaaggtaccgccttgtgactttcatgctgggccgtattaaaggcaaattggatccaaggtagttgttgatcccaggtggtctgattttccgcatgaaaggcaatgagagcagatcgaagattgcgattaaaccgttcggcgtgagaaggctgaggatagaaaggggaagtagtcacatggcggattccgtgcccaaagcacattcttttaaagatattagagacaaattgtgaaccattatcggaaactaaggtggcggggattccaaagtgttgaaaaaaatggttacgaagtgcttgcaccgtgagctgcgcggtagcactccgcaatgggaacaaccaaacaaacttggagaaggcatccacacaaacaagtaggaacttatttccggacttgctacgcgggagaggcccaacatagtcaatgaaaaccttctccaaaggtttttccgccacctcagatgacaaaagacccaacttggtattttgagcgggttttgcttagcgagcacagttcacaagaacgtactcgagctgcaatatcccggtccatacctttccagatgaactgatccctaatcttcgcgatggtcttatgaattcctagatgtccacccacaggagaagaatgaaaatactgaaagaccatcggtacaagaaagcttggcagcactaacttaggttttctccgctgcttgtcacggcagcatagagcacctcggtacagaaaaataaggagggtgggcacctccgtttttaagctcattgatgatagcagtcagctcgggatccttaagttggtgtggaacaatgtccgaaaatgccagaggaaagtctaggagcacgccacaacatggcggctctgataaattctggtggtcgttgggtaagtgatacatgcgtgacagagtgtccgctatgatattttgggtgcctcgcacgtgctgcactgtgaacttaagggcagaaatttggactacccagcgaccaatcttcccgagctgacgggggtgggcaaggagccaagaaagtgcctggttgtcggtttccaacaaaaattcttatgTTCTAGGTAAACgccctgaacttgttaattccaaacacgacagccaaacattccagctcataaacagaacaactcttcttctcacaaggggttaacgtgcgtgaagcataagctatgggctgccggataccatctacttcttgggataaaacagcagcaacggctaaggaggaagcatcagtttgcaagacgaacctacgactgaaatcaggcatagccaagactggaggctgcatcactgcctctttcagctgctcaaaagcagtctgttgcgcttcaccccactcaaacttggcaccctttttcccaagagagttcagaggggccgccacttcagcaacattggggatgaaacgacgataaaaatttatcattcccacaaaacgggcaatccccttggcatccttaggaggaggaaaactccctgattgcctgggttctctctggatcaatacaaacacctcgagaagagacaagatgacccagaaacgatatttcaggctgagcaaaactcaccttttcaggattgacggtaaggccagactctcgcagcctagttagaacttcctccagatgagtcaagtgctcctcataactctcactgtacacaagcaggtcatccagatagttgaacacgaacttaaatttgacatcatgaaagatagaatccaggagtctggtgagtgtttgggctcccacagccaagcccattggcactcgggtgaactggtacaaattccaaggcacacaaaaggcagtgagaggtcgagactcgtgttttagaggaatctgatggtatgcctgattaagatcaaaaatgga
The Homalodisca vitripennis isolate AUS2020 chromosome 4, UT_GWSS_2.1, whole genome shotgun sequence DNA segment above includes these coding regions:
- the LOC124358874 gene encoding facilitated trehalose transporter Tret1-2 homolog, with amino-acid sequence MAGPLISGALVDRLGRKGTVALNMGFMTGSCLLLTATRDVMLLSVGRFMSGVSWGISFSSIPLYIAEISEDSVRGVLNTALIISVATGSLFMYAVGPFVSYAVLHYILVGLCIFFFFLFPLLPNSPYALVMNNQTVRARDTLSWLRENRSPSYVENELQAIQMAKCRETQKSQGMTTLGLEHRRQSTQTAHGEEGLKVDWMWKQNPLHRE